A stretch of Abyssogena phaseoliformis symbiont OG214 DNA encodes these proteins:
- a CDS encoding tetratricopeptide repeat protein, which produces MHIKGDGVSQNDTKGIAYLKKSAKNNHVKGQYYLGGMYYLSVGVERHLKTAYDWIKKAANNGYVDAQYNLSLMYANGDSVKKNFLLADKWRTKAAKAGNSEGQYSLSKVFLEEGYYDEVYIWLAQSAEQGNTDAQYQLGFLLESRKGVKKDYNQVFKWYKESLAGGNNAAIYKLANMYDKGLGVAVDYQKSHGALSKCN; this is translated from the coding sequence ATGCATATTAAAGGTGATGGTGTTAGTCAAAATGATACTAAGGGGATTGCTTATCTAAAAAAATCAGCCAAGAATAATCATGTTAAAGGGCAGTATTATTTGGGTGGTATGTATTATCTAAGTGTGGGTGTTGAGCGTCATTTAAAAACTGCTTATGACTGGATTAAAAAGGCTGCTAATAATGGTTATGTGGATGCGCAGTACAATTTGTCATTAATGTATGCAAATGGTGATAGTGTTAAGAAAAACTTTCTTTTAGCTGACAAATGGCGTACCAAAGCAGCTAAAGCAGGCAATAGTGAAGGGCAATATAGTCTTAGCAAAGTTTTTCTAGAAGAGGGGTATTATGATGAGGTTTATATTTGGCTAGCGCAATCTGCTGAACAAGGAAATACTGATGCGCAGTATCAATTGGGTTTTTTGCTTGAGTCTAGGAAAGGGGTAAAGAAAGATTATAACCAAGTATTTAAGTGGTATAAGGAATCTTTAGCGGGCGGTAATAACGCTGCTATTTATAAGTTAGCCAATATGTATGACAAGGGTTTAGGTGTGGCGGTTGATTATCAAAAGTCGCACGGTGCTTTATCAAAGTGCAATTAA
- the ubiM gene encoding 5-demethoxyubiquinol-8 5-hydroxylase UbiM — MKVDIVIIGGGPAGLSFASAMLDSNVKVLLIEKSSLDSIANPQADGREIALTHLSLKILKKFGVWDLINQAEISPLKEAKVFDGDSPSLLNFTTKNTSIDALGYLVSNYQIRKALYTKVKQAKNIDIITDMSVENVVQLDDCSQAILSNGDKIEAKLVIAADSRFSDIRRKVGIPTLMKDFSKVMIVTQMSHKISHNNVALERFDYGQTLALMPMAGNVSSIVLTVKTNQFQAILEMSEVDFNQMMTQSFKGELGQMMQVGERHSYPLVTTHAQTFIAKRFALIGDASVGMHPVTAHGFNLGLRGQDILAKLVNEALDNGQDIGSESLLKLYEKKHINLTRLMFFGTNGIVALFTNDAPVIKQVRRFVLKFAEHFPPIKYLISHHLTQDKKHKFLPF, encoded by the coding sequence ATGAAAGTTGATATTGTAATTATTGGTGGTGGTCCAGCAGGTTTAAGTTTTGCTAGTGCCATGCTTGATTCTAATGTTAAAGTGCTGTTGATTGAAAAATCAAGCCTTGATTCTATTGCCAATCCTCAAGCAGATGGCAGAGAAATTGCATTAACGCATTTATCATTAAAAATTTTAAAGAAGTTTGGTGTTTGGGATTTAATTAATCAGGCGGAAATTTCTCCTTTAAAAGAAGCGAAAGTGTTTGATGGCGACTCGCCTTCTTTGTTAAATTTTACAACCAAGAATACCTCAATAGATGCTTTGGGTTATTTAGTGTCTAATTATCAAATCAGAAAAGCACTTTACACAAAGGTTAAACAGGCAAAAAATATTGATATTATCACTGATATGAGCGTTGAAAATGTAGTTCAATTGGATGATTGTTCGCAAGCTATTTTATCTAATGGCGACAAGATTGAGGCTAAATTAGTCATTGCTGCTGATAGTCGTTTTTCAGATATTCGTCGAAAAGTTGGCATTCCAACCTTAATGAAGGATTTTTCTAAAGTTATGATTGTTACTCAAATGAGTCATAAAATATCGCATAACAATGTTGCTTTAGAGCGTTTTGATTATGGGCAAACATTGGCATTAATGCCAATGGCAGGCAATGTTTCGTCTATTGTGTTAACGGTTAAAACCAACCAATTTCAGGCAATACTTGAGATGAGTGAAGTTGATTTTAATCAAATGATGACACAATCATTTAAAGGTGAGTTGGGGCAGATGATGCAAGTGGGAGAACGGCATTCCTATCCCTTGGTTACAACGCATGCACAAACTTTTATCGCTAAGCGTTTTGCGCTGATTGGCGATGCCTCGGTAGGTATGCATCCTGTGACTGCGCATGGGTTTAATTTAGGTTTAAGAGGGCAAGACATATTAGCAAAATTAGTTAATGAGGCCCTGGATAATGGCCAAGATATTGGCTCTGAATCTTTACTAAAGTTGTACGAGAAAAAGCATATTAATTTAACTAGATTGATGTTTTTTGGCACTAATGGTATTGTGGCATTATTTACTAATGATGCGCCAGTGATTAAACAAGTAAGGCGATTTGTGCTTAAGTTTGCCGAGCATTTTCCACCCATTAAGTACCTAATTTCTCATCACTTAACACAAGATAAAAAGCATAAATTTTTACCCTTTTAA
- the aroE gene encoding shikimate dehydrogenase, with product MYKFAVFGNPVKHSLSPNIHTQFAQQTGLEISYDKILAPIDDFSSSAQVFINQGANGFNITVPFKLDAFKFASEFTLNAQTAGAVNTIKIEQDKIIGENTDGIGLVNDLTHNLGIELKDKIILILGAGGATQGILLPLLEQRPNRIMIANRTPSKAIKLAKDFAKFGKTCGFGLDKIKHNSVDIIINATSASLDGKMPDIASGVANDAICYDLMYGKQTPFMGWATTNHSSMISDGLGMLVEQAATAFEFWTGAKPNAKQVLSNLRR from the coding sequence ATGTATAAATTTGCTGTTTTTGGCAATCCGGTTAAACACAGTTTGTCGCCAAATATTCACACCCAGTTTGCGCAACAGACTGGACTTGAAATTAGTTATGATAAAATCTTAGCACCCATTGATGATTTTTCATCCTCAGCACAAGTATTCATCAATCAAGGTGCAAATGGTTTTAATATTACCGTGCCTTTTAAATTAGATGCGTTTAAATTTGCAAGCGAATTCACATTAAACGCCCAAACGGCAGGTGCAGTTAATACCATTAAAATAGAACAAGATAAAATCATTGGTGAAAATACCGACGGTATTGGACTGGTCAATGATTTAACTCACAATCTTGGCATTGAATTAAAAGATAAAATTATCCTAATTTTGGGTGCAGGTGGTGCAACACAAGGCATCTTATTGCCTCTTTTAGAACAGCGACCCAATCGCATTATGATTGCTAATCGAACCCCCTCTAAAGCAATTAAACTGGCTAAAGACTTTGCTAAATTTGGCAAGACTTGCGGTTTTGGTTTGGATAAAATTAAGCATAACTCTGTTGATATTATTATCAATGCCACCAGTGCATCACTTGATGGAAAAATGCCTGATATCGCCTCTGGCGTTGCCAATGATGCAATTTGTTATGATTTAATGTATGGTAAACAAACGCCATTTATGGGTTGGGCAACAACCAATCACAGCTCAATGATTAGCGACGGCTTAGGCATGTTGGTTGAACAGGCGGCAACGGCTTTTGAGTTTTGGACAGGTGCAAAGCCTAATGCCAAACAAGTTTTAAGTAATTTAAGGCGCTAG
- a CDS encoding methyltransferase family protein — protein sequence MIYVVIQFGCIIYLIINSQISGLSLMPLLLLSLSLIIGLLALINMRLDNLNIAPALKKQHKLTTHGIYRFIRHPMYTSVLLLSSGFMLSNAHPISQLVMLILIIDLILKSNLEEKLLNKRFKQYKNYKKNTGRFLPFL from the coding sequence ATGATTTATGTTGTTATTCAATTTGGCTGTATTATCTATTTAATCATTAACTCACAAATTAGTGGCTTGAGCCTTATGCCTTTATTGCTATTGAGTTTGTCGCTTATTATTGGATTGCTTGCACTTATTAATATGCGTCTAGATAATCTCAATATCGCTCCTGCCCTTAAAAAACAACACAAACTAACAACCCATGGTATTTATCGATTCATTCGCCATCCCATGTATACCAGTGTGTTATTATTATCTTCAGGCTTCATGCTTAGTAATGCTCACCCAATTTCTCAATTAGTGATGCTAATTCTTATTATTGATTTAATACTTAAATCAAATTTAGAAGAAAAGTTACTTAATAAGCGTTTTAAGCAATACAAAAACTATAAAAAAAATACAGGTAGATTTTTACCTTTTTTGTAA
- a CDS encoding Hsp20/alpha crystallin family protein: MDFSKENLDISTNNGSIFIKGRVKKIQNTAHSSSTSSGSFSQKFTLPHDVDTDNINTSFSSNILSVSIPKLEETKPQIRKNIIQ, encoded by the coding sequence GTGGACTTTAGCAAAGAAAACCTTGATATTTCTACCAACAATGGCAGTATTTTTATCAAAGGGCGTGTTAAAAAAATTCAAAACACCGCTCATAGTTCAAGCACTTCATCTGGCAGTTTTTCCCAAAAATTCACTCTACCACATGATGTTGATACTGATAATATTAATACAAGCTTTAGCAGCAATATCTTAAGTGTTTCTATTCCAAAGCTTGAAGAAACAAAACCTCAGATACGAAAAAACATTATTCAATAA
- a CDS encoding GFA family protein, producing the protein MYQGQCLCGSVQFKLHQKITDIVMCHCSECRKVQGTAFATNGNVRNENFEFISGENTLTEFKENANKSRFFCKTCGSPVMAKLKNNPDHTRIRLGTITNDIIEPIEKHIFTGSKANWDNICDNVTQHKEW; encoded by the coding sequence ATGTATCAAGGTCAATGCTTGTGTGGGTCGGTACAATTCAAACTACATCAAAAAATTACCGATATTGTCATGTGTCATTGTTCTGAATGTCGAAAAGTTCAAGGTACAGCGTTTGCAACGAATGGTAATGTAAGAAATGAAAACTTTGAGTTTATAAGTGGTGAAAACACCCTAACTGAATTTAAAGAAAATGCCAACAAAAGTCGATTCTTTTGTAAAACTTGTGGCTCGCCCGTTATGGCAAAGCTAAAAAATAATCCAGACCATACAAGAATTAGACTAGGCACAATTACAAATGACATCATAGAGCCTATTGAAAAACATATTTTCACAGGCTCAAAAGCAAACTGGGATAATATTTGCGATAATGTTACCCAACACAAGGAGTGGTAA
- the pyrF gene encoding orotidine-5'-phosphate decarboxylase, translated as MKDIKVKDRLIFALDVPEVEQAKDLVTQLDDSVNFYKIGMELLMTGQYFNLLDWLLEKDKKVFVDLKFFDVPETVGRTIKRLSQYGATFATIHGNQALMEKAVENKGELKILAVTALTSLDRGDLDDLGFDCDVQELVISRAKRAFEAGCDGVVSSGLEVPFLCEYVDNKLIAVTPGIRPVANDDDQKRVVDVATAFKSGSDYIVVGRPIKNAISPYQAAQDIQTIIKGCF; from the coding sequence ATGAAAGATATTAAGGTTAAAGATAGGCTTATTTTTGCCCTAGATGTGCCAGAAGTTGAACAAGCTAAGGACTTAGTCACCCAACTAGATGACAGTGTTAATTTTTATAAAATTGGTATGGAGCTATTAATGACAGGTCAATACTTTAACTTGCTTGATTGGCTATTAGAAAAAGACAAGAAAGTCTTTGTGGATTTGAAGTTTTTTGATGTACCAGAGACTGTCGGTAGAACCATTAAGCGTTTAAGTCAATATGGCGCTACTTTTGCTACTATTCACGGCAATCAAGCGCTTATGGAAAAAGCTGTTGAAAATAAAGGCGAACTTAAAATTTTAGCAGTAACCGCACTCACCAGTCTTGATAGAGGCGATTTAGATGATTTAGGCTTTGATTGTGATGTGCAAGAATTGGTTATTTCTCGTGCCAAGCGCGCTTTTGAAGCAGGTTGTGATGGTGTAGTATCTTCAGGACTTGAAGTGCCATTTTTATGTGAATACGTTGATAACAAATTAATCGCCGTTACCCCAGGCATTCGCCCCGTGGCTAATGATGACGATCAAAAACGCGTGGTTGATGTGGCAACTGCATTTAAGTCAGGGTCAGACTATATTGTTGTTGGTCGCCCAATTAAAAATGCCATCAGTCCATACCAAGCAGCACAAGATATTCAAACAATTATCAAAGGTTGTTTTTAA
- a CDS encoding pyridoxal phosphate-dependent aminotransferase, with amino-acid sequence MSAYLSDRVQKVKPSATLAVTAKANELKSQGVQIVSMGSGEPDFDTPENIQKAAIQAIKNGQTRYTAVDGTPILKQAIIDKFKQENNLTYTSAEVMVSSGGKQVFYNLCQAVLNQGDEVIIPAPFWVSYPDMALLADATPVIIETGLEQSFKITPEQLKENITINTKLFVINSPSNPTGAVYSQAELQALANILKKHPKILIITDDIYEHIRWGNDDFINIVMADKTLKDRTIILNGVSKAYAMTGWRIGYGAGPEKIIKAMKKIQGQSTSSPCSISQAAALEALNGDQSIINTMVRAFEKRHDFIVDALNAIDGVECPKSQGAFYAFPRVKGLISRLGLKNDIELSTYCLEVLNIALVPGSAFGAPDYVRFSFAASMDNIKQAIEKLSKV; translated from the coding sequence ATGTCAGCATATCTTTCCGATAGAGTTCAAAAAGTTAAACCTTCAGCCACGCTTGCAGTCACTGCAAAAGCCAATGAATTAAAATCTCAAGGTGTTCAAATTGTATCCATGGGTTCAGGCGAGCCAGACTTTGATACACCTGAAAATATTCAAAAAGCAGCCATACAAGCAATTAAAAATGGTCAAACTCGCTACACAGCAGTAGATGGTACGCCTATATTAAAACAAGCGATTATTGATAAATTTAAACAAGAAAACAACTTAACTTACACCAGTGCTGAGGTGATGGTTTCATCAGGTGGCAAACAAGTGTTTTATAATCTGTGCCAAGCCGTACTCAATCAAGGCGATGAAGTGATTATTCCCGCACCTTTTTGGGTAAGTTATCCAGATATGGCTCTTTTAGCTGATGCAACACCAGTCATTATTGAAACAGGATTAGAACAAAGTTTTAAAATTACACCAGAGCAACTAAAGGAAAATATTACCATTAATACTAAATTATTTGTTATTAACAGTCCCTCTAACCCTACAGGTGCCGTTTATTCTCAAGCCGAGTTGCAAGCACTGGCAAATATATTAAAAAAACACCCAAAAATATTAATCATTACCGATGACATTTACGAGCATATTCGTTGGGGTAATGATGACTTTATTAATATTGTTATGGCTGATAAAACATTGAAAGACCGCACTATTATTCTTAACGGCGTCTCCAAAGCTTATGCGATGACTGGTTGGCGCATTGGCTATGGTGCAGGTCCAGAAAAAATTATTAAAGCCATGAAAAAAATCCAAGGTCAGTCCACCTCCAGCCCTTGCTCAATTTCTCAAGCTGCTGCTTTAGAAGCTTTAAATGGTGATCAAAGCATTATCAACACAATGGTTCGCGCTTTTGAGAAAAGACATGACTTTATTGTTGACGCATTAAATGCAATTGATGGCGTTGAATGTCCTAAATCACAAGGCGCCTTTTATGCCTTCCCAAGAGTTAAAGGATTAATTAGTCGCCTTGGTTTAAAAAACGATATTGAACTCTCTACTTACTGTCTAGAAGTGTTAAACATTGCATTAGTCCCAGGTTCAGCCTTTGGTGCACCAGACTATGTGCGTTTTTCGTTTGCCGCAAGTATGGACAACATAAAGCAAGCCATTGAAAAACTCAGCAAGGTCTAA
- the uvrB gene encoding excinuclease ABC subunit UvrB, whose amino-acid sequence MDNRFQLISKFSPSGDQPEAIKTLVDGVNAGAKFQTLLGVTGSGKTFTLANVIQQTERSSLIMAPNKTLAAQLYSEMKEFFPHNSVEYFVSYYDYYQPEAYVPASDTYIEKDSSINEQIEQMRLSATKALLERDDVIIIASVSAIYGLGNPESYMAMLLHLSIGEIINQREILSRLSQMQYSRNDITLMRGHFRVKGEVIDIFPADSEEQAIRIEMFDEEIEQLYWFDPLTGEKLKSLQKITIYPQTHYVTPKSKILNMLDDIKVELKDRRSELLSVNKLVEEQRLTQRVHMDIEMMRELGYCTGIENYSRYLSSQNPGEPPSTLLDYLPDNALVILDESHVTVSQIGGMYKGDRARKKTLVEFGFRLPSALDNRPLRFSEFEDRVHQCILVSATPAQYELEVSSVIAEQVVRPTGLLDPEIDIRPVDTQVDDLLSEIRMRVKVNERVLVTTLTKKMSERLSDYLNDHHVKVRYLHSDIDTVERVEIIRDLRLGVFDVLVGINLLREGLDIPEVSLVAILDADKEGFLRSERSLIQTMGRAARNINGHVILYAARITKSMQKAMDETKRRRVKQQDYNLKNNITPKGIAKPIINILDTDLTSSQKKENGVQKVFTQLSPVQLAKEIKVLEKQMYSFASDLAFEHAADMRNQIKQLKDTQFKKAL is encoded by the coding sequence GTGGACAATAGATTTCAACTGATATCGAAATTTTCCCCTAGTGGTGATCAGCCAGAAGCGATTAAAACTTTAGTTGATGGCGTGAATGCTGGTGCTAAGTTTCAAACCTTGCTTGGCGTAACTGGATCGGGTAAAACCTTTACACTGGCTAATGTTATTCAACAGACCGAGCGCTCCAGTTTGATTATGGCGCCCAATAAAACATTAGCAGCACAATTATATAGTGAGATGAAAGAGTTTTTTCCACACAATTCAGTGGAATATTTTGTTTCTTATTATGACTATTATCAGCCAGAAGCTTATGTACCTGCTTCTGATACTTATATTGAAAAAGATTCTTCTATTAATGAACAAATCGAGCAAATGCGTCTATCTGCTACCAAGGCACTATTAGAGCGTGATGATGTGATTATTATTGCCAGTGTGTCTGCTATTTATGGCTTGGGAAATCCTGAAAGTTATATGGCCATGTTGCTACATTTGAGTATTGGGGAAATTATTAATCAGCGCGAGATACTTTCACGCTTGTCACAGATGCAATACTCGCGCAATGATATTACTTTGATGCGTGGCCATTTTCGAGTTAAGGGTGAAGTGATTGATATTTTCCCTGCTGATTCTGAAGAGCAAGCCATACGCATTGAAATGTTTGATGAAGAAATTGAACAACTTTATTGGTTTGACCCTTTAACAGGGGAAAAACTAAAATCTTTACAAAAAATTACCATTTATCCACAAACGCACTACGTTACCCCAAAATCTAAAATTTTGAACATGTTGGATGATATTAAAGTGGAGCTAAAAGATCGTAGAAGTGAGTTACTATCTGTTAATAAATTGGTTGAAGAACAACGCTTAACACAACGCGTACACATGGATATTGAAATGATGCGCGAGTTAGGGTATTGCACAGGTATTGAGAATTACTCACGCTATTTATCCAGTCAAAATCCTGGCGAGCCACCCTCAACATTGTTGGATTATTTGCCAGATAATGCATTGGTAATTTTAGATGAATCACATGTGACTGTTAGCCAAATTGGTGGCATGTATAAAGGTGATAGGGCGCGTAAAAAAACGCTTGTTGAGTTTGGTTTTCGCTTACCAAGTGCTTTGGATAATCGACCGCTTAGATTTTCAGAATTTGAAGACAGAGTCCATCAGTGTATTTTGGTATCTGCCACGCCTGCACAATATGAGTTGGAAGTTTCTAGTGTGATTGCTGAACAAGTAGTAAGACCAACAGGATTATTAGACCCTGAGATTGACATTCGTCCTGTGGATACGCAGGTGGATGATCTACTTAGTGAGATACGAATGCGTGTTAAAGTGAATGAGCGTGTATTGGTGACAACTTTGACTAAAAAAATGAGTGAGCGGTTAAGTGATTATCTAAACGACCATCATGTTAAAGTTCGTTACTTGCATTCTGATATTGATACGGTTGAAAGGGTGGAAATTATTCGTGATTTGCGCTTAGGCGTATTTGATGTGCTTGTTGGTATCAACCTATTACGTGAAGGCTTGGATATTCCCGAAGTGTCTTTGGTGGCTATTTTAGATGCAGATAAAGAAGGGTTTTTACGCTCTGAACGCTCGCTGATTCAAACCATGGGGCGAGCGGCTAGAAATATAAATGGGCACGTAATTTTATACGCTGCCCGCATAACCAAATCGATGCAAAAGGCGATGGATGAAACCAAAAGACGTCGGGTTAAGCAGCAGGACTATAATCTAAAGAACAACATCACACCCAAAGGTATTGCCAAACCTATTATCAATATCCTTGATACGGATTTAACCAGTAGCCAGAAAAAAGAGAATGGCGTTCAGAAAGTGTTTACTCAACTTTCACCAGTACAATTAGCAAAAGAAATTAAAGTGCTAGAAAAGCAAATGTATAGTTTTGCTAGCGATTTAGCGTTTGAACATGCGGCAGATATGCGTAATCAGATTAAACAACTCAAGGATACTCAATTTAAAAAAGCATTATGA
- the queE gene encoding 7-carboxy-7-deazaguanine synthase QueE: MISAQLNINEIFYSLQGEAREVGLPSVFIRLTGCPLRCTYCDTEYAFKGNNLMAINVIFSKIKQYDTSYVCVTGGEPLAQKNCYLLLDELVKNNYQVSLETSGSINIQDVNVLVSIVMDIKTPSSGESEQNKYANIKKLTTKDQLKFVIGSRADFDWSVAILSQYPTTAGVLFSPVFGDITPTQLADWILDQQLNVRMQLQLHKLLWGDEKGK, from the coding sequence ATGATTAGCGCTCAATTAAACATTAATGAAATATTCTATTCCCTTCAAGGAGAAGCACGTGAAGTTGGCTTGCCTAGTGTGTTTATTCGTTTAACAGGCTGCCCACTTAGATGTACATATTGCGATACTGAATATGCATTTAAGGGTAATAATTTAATGGCAATTAATGTAATTTTTAGTAAAATAAAACAATACGACACCTCTTATGTTTGTGTGACGGGTGGTGAGCCTCTAGCACAAAAAAACTGCTATTTATTACTGGATGAATTGGTTAAAAACAATTATCAAGTGTCTTTAGAGACCAGCGGTAGTATTAACATACAAGATGTTAATGTTTTAGTATCAATAGTTATGGATATTAAAACCCCAAGTTCTGGCGAATCCGAACAAAATAAATACGCGAATATTAAAAAATTAACCACCAAAGACCAACTTAAATTTGTCATCGGGTCACGTGCTGATTTTGATTGGAGTGTAGCTATTTTAAGCCAGTACCCCACCACTGCAGGCGTATTATTCTCACCCGTATTTGGCGATATTACACCAACGCAATTGGCAGATTGGATTTTAGATCAACAACTGAATGTACGAATGCAACTACAATTGCATAAATTGCTTTGGGGTGATGAAAAAGGCAAATAA
- the aroC gene encoding chorismate synthase: MSGNTIGKLFTITTAGESHGEALIGIVDGCPPGLALTEADLQGDLDLRKPGTSRHTTQRREEDLVKILSGTFEGKTTGTPIALIIQNTDQRSKDYSNIKDTFRPGHADYTYDQKYGFRDYRGGGRSSARETAMRVACGSIAKKYLKQEYGIEIKGYLSQLGPIKAENFDWLEVRNNPFFCPDANKVEALEEYMGALRKSGDSVGARINITANNMPVGLGEPIFDRLEADIAHGMMSINAVKGVEIGAGFESITKKGTEHRDAITPAGFKSNHAGGVLGGISSGQDILVSIALKPTSSLRLPIDSIDKEGSPVEVVTKGRHDPCVGIRATPIAEAMLAITIMDHVMRHRAQNSNVVSITPIIPASI; encoded by the coding sequence ATGAGTGGTAATACGATTGGAAAATTATTCACAATCACCACGGCAGGTGAATCTCATGGCGAAGCATTAATTGGCATTGTAGATGGTTGCCCGCCAGGATTGGCACTTACTGAAGCTGATTTACAAGGGGATTTAGACCTTAGAAAACCAGGTACTTCTCGCCATACCACCCAACGCCGTGAAGAAGATTTAGTAAAAATATTATCTGGTACGTTTGAAGGAAAAACCACAGGCACACCAATTGCACTCATCATTCAAAATACCGACCAACGCTCTAAAGACTATAGCAATATTAAAGACACATTTCGTCCTGGTCACGCTGATTACACCTATGATCAAAAATACGGCTTTAGAGATTATCGTGGCGGTGGCCGCTCTTCCGCTAGAGAAACTGCTATGCGCGTTGCTTGTGGCAGTATTGCTAAAAAATATTTAAAACAAGAATACGGTATTGAAATTAAAGGCTACTTATCTCAACTAGGCCCTATCAAGGCTGAAAATTTTGATTGGCTTGAAGTGCGCAACAACCCATTTTTTTGTCCTGATGCTAACAAAGTGGAGGCATTAGAAGAATATATGGGTGCTTTGCGAAAATCGGGCGATTCGGTGGGTGCTAGAATTAACATTACGGCAAATAACATGCCTGTCGGGCTAGGGGAGCCGATTTTTGACCGATTAGAGGCAGATATTGCCCATGGCATGATGAGTATTAATGCCGTAAAAGGTGTTGAAATTGGTGCTGGATTTGAATCAATCACCAAAAAAGGAACGGAGCACCGTGATGCCATTACCCCCGCAGGTTTTAAGTCAAATCATGCCGGTGGTGTTTTGGGTGGAATTAGTTCAGGTCAAGATATTTTAGTGTCTATTGCACTAAAGCCAACTTCAAGTTTGCGCCTGCCAATTGACAGTATTGACAAGGAAGGAAGTCCTGTTGAAGTAGTTACCAAAGGTCGTCATGACCCTTGCGTAGGTATTCGCGCAACACCTATTGCTGAAGCCATGTTAGCAATAACCATTATGGATCATGTTATGCGCCACCGAGCCCAAAACTCAAATGTTGTATCAATCACACCTATTATTCCAGCCTCAATATAG
- the pdxH gene encoding pyridoxamine 5'-phosphate oxidase encodes MKVDLTSLRHEFTQSGLNRVDLSDNPFEQFKLWFQQAQEADVVEPSAMSLATSNDNEISIRTVLLKYFDRHGFVFFTNYNSKKSKQLQTNPNAALLFPWLALERQVKISGHVEKLSTLESLKYFSSRPKASQLGAWASQQSSNLSSRQVLLSQFESMKAKFSKGEVPSPDFWGGYRVIPLKIEFWQGRENRLHDRFIYQLNEGKWKIERLAP; translated from the coding sequence ATGAAAGTTGATTTAACCAGTCTTAGGCATGAATTTACTCAAAGTGGCTTGAATCGAGTTGATTTGAGCGACAATCCTTTTGAGCAATTTAAATTGTGGTTTCAACAAGCCCAAGAAGCAGACGTGGTTGAGCCAAGTGCAATGAGTTTAGCAACAAGTAATGATAATGAAATAAGCATTAGAACTGTATTACTCAAATACTTTGACAGACATGGTTTTGTATTTTTCACAAACTACAATTCTAAAAAATCCAAACAACTTCAAACTAATCCAAATGCGGCTTTATTGTTTCCATGGCTAGCCTTAGAAAGACAAGTTAAGATTTCTGGCCATGTGGAAAAACTAAGTACGCTTGAATCTTTAAAGTATTTTTCCTCTAGACCAAAAGCATCTCAATTAGGCGCCTGGGCATCACAACAGTCATCAAATTTATCTTCAAGACAGGTGTTGTTATCTCAATTTGAATCAATGAAGGCTAAATTTAGTAAAGGCGAGGTACCGTCGCCTGATTTTTGGGGCGGCTATCGTGTCATACCATTAAAGATTGAATTTTGGCAGGGTAGAGAAAATCGATTGCATGATCGATTCATATACCAGCTAAATGAAGGCAAGTGGAAAATTGAACGCCTAGCGCCTTAA